The region TCCGCGTTCGCCAGCATTCCTCATCCGCGCATTCCGCTTCCGGCCGACCTGTACCGCAGCTTCGGCAATGAAAGGACCAATTCCATGGGCGTCAATCTCGCCAACGACCAGCAACTGCAGACCCTCGCCGCCGAAGTCAACGCCGCCGTCGGCGACTGGCGCGCCGCGCCGCTGGTGCCGGGCGCGACCGTCACCGGCCCGAACATCGCCGTGACCAACCCGGCTGACCGCCGCGAAACCGTCGGCCAGTGGCAGGCCGCCGACAGCGCCACCGTCGAGCTGGCGCTGAAGAACGCGGTCGCCGCGCAGGAAGCCTGGGATGCGACCCCGGCCGCCAGCCGCGCCGCGATCCTCGAACACGCCGCCGACCTGCTCGAGCAGCGCATGCCGCAATACATCGCGCTGTGCACCAAGGAAGCCGGCAAGACCATTCCCGACGGCGTCGCCGAAGTGCGCGAAGCGGTCGACTTCCTGCGTTACTACGGTCAGCAGGCGCGCAAGCTGTTCGCGCCGGAAGCGCTGCCGGGCCCGACCGGCGAGTCCAACACCCTGCACCTGTCCGGGCGCGGTGTGTTCGTCTGCATCAGCCCGTGGAACTTCCCGCTGGCGATCTTCGCCGGCCAGATCTCGGCCGCACTCGCCGCCGGCAACAGCGTCATCGCCAAGCCGGCCGAGCAGACCAACCTGATCGGTTACTACGCGGTCAAACTGCTGCACGAAGCCGGCGTGCCGGAAGCGGTGCTGCAGTTCCTGCCCGGCGACGGCGCCACCGTCGGCGCGGCGCTGACCCGCGACCCGCGCGTCGCCGGCGTCGCCTTCACCGGCTCGACCGACACCGCGCGCGCCATTAACCGCTCGCTGGCCGCGCGCGACGCCGCCATCGGCGTACTGATCGCCGAGACCGGCGGCCAGAACGCGCTGATCGCCGACTCGTCCTCGCTGCCCGAGCAACTGGTCAAGGACGCGATCGGTTCGGCCTTCACTTCGGCCGGCCAGCGCTGCTCGGCCGCGCGCGTGCTGTTCGTGCAGGAAGACATCGCCGACAAGGTCACCACGATGCTGGCCGGCGCCATGGCCGAGCTCAAGATCGGCAACCCCGGCCTGCTGTCGACCGACGTCGGCCCGGTGATCGACGAAGACGCGCTGAAGATGCTCGTCGAGCACGCTGCGCGCATGGACAAGGAAGCGGTGAAGATCGGCGAAGTCGCGGTCGACGCCGACAGCGCCCACGGCAGCTTCTTCGCCCCGCGCGCCTACACCCTGAAGTCGCTCGACCAGTTGCACAAGGAAGTGTTCGGCCCGGTGCTGCACGTGATCCGCTGGAAGGCCGATCAGCTGGATGCGGTGATCGATGCGATCAACGCGACCGGCTACGGCCTGACCCTCGGCATCCACTCGCGCATCGACGAGACCATCGAGCGCATCAGCGCGCGGGTCAAGGTCGGCAACTGCTACGTCAACCGCAACCAGATCGGCGCGGTCGTCGGCGTGCAGCCCTTCGGCGGCCAGAACCTGTCCGGCACCGGCCCCAAGGCCGGCGGCCCGCACTATCTGCCGCGCTTCACCACCGAGAAGACCATCACCGTCAACACCACCGCGGCCGGCGGCAATGCCTCGCTGCTGACCCTCGGCGACTGATCGCGGCACCCCATCGTCGGCCGCGTCCAAACGCGGCCACGCAACGCGCACGGCGCGGCCCTCGGGTCGCGCCGTGCGCGTTTGGGGCGGTGCCCGTCGGCTCCACTGTAGGAGCGGCGCAAGCCGCGACCAACCGGAAAGGTGATCGAAAGCGCAGCAACCGAAGCCCGGCCGTTCGACTTGCCTTGCGAGATTCCCCGTCTGTCCAGGCTCCGGGCGCGACGCTGACGCACACCTCTTCGGTTGGGTCGCGGCTCGCGCCGCTCCTACCCCAAAGCCGTCGCTATCCAGGCCTGCACCGCTCTGCGACACGCATCGCATAACCGCCTACTGGCGGACCCATCGAAGCCAGAGCCGCGCGCAAGATAGCTGCATCGCCCGCGGAGCTACGCCGATGTCCTGCAGATCCTTGTTGTCGGCCGCGTTGTTGTGCGCACTCACGGCCTGCGCTTCGCTCGCTCCATTGCCGGTCAAGCCGGGCGACGCCAGTGCCTGCGGCGAACGCCGGCTCGACCGGGTGCTGTTCGGCATGAACAGTCCGTCCGGCCCGGTCAGCGACAGCCAATGGCAGGCCTTCCTCGCCGAGGTCGTCACCCCGCGCTTCCCCGATGGTTTGACCATCTATCAGGCGCAAGGCCAGTGGCGCGGCGCCAGCGGCGAGATCGAACGCGAGGATTCGCGCGCGATCGACCTGGTTCACCTCGACAGCGCAGCCGGCCGTCAGCGCGTGGTCGAGATCGCCGACGAGTACAAACGCCGATTCCAACAGGAAGCGGTGCTGGTGATCAGTCTGCCGGCGCGCGCCTGCTTCGCCCAAGACAGTGGGGGCACACGGCGCGAATCGCCGGCGAGCTGAGCGGCACACGGTGCCCCGCGCGATGCAAAAGCATGCCGGCATATCGGCGACACGAGGCCGCGCTTGTGACTCAAGGCGACGCAGGCCGAGCCAAGCCGAACCGACACGTCACCGAATGAGAAGTCCGAAACCGCCGCGGCGTCCGCGCTCGTCCTCGGTACTGCGGCCACATCAACGCTTGAAGTCGGTCGGCTGTTCGAGCTGGTAGAAGGCGTCGCCGATGTCCTCGAACTTGGCCGACAACAGCGCGTGGGCGTCGAGCACGCCACGGTTGTAGAAATAGGCGCCGATCTCGTCGGCAATGAAGTCGAGCATGAACTCGGCATCGAAACGGCCGATCGATTGCTTCAGCTCCTCGCTGAAGTAGCGCTGCAGCTTGGCGACGATCAGCGCCTTTTCCTCGTTGGAGAACTTGATCTCGCTCATGCCTCGACGGCTCCGCATCGGTGGGGTGGACACGCCGCCGAAGGCGACGTCGGCAGCGTCTGCCGCGACCATAGAGATAGCAGGGACGGATCGCACTCGCTGCGCCGCGCACTACGACGCACGCTGCGACACACGCATTTCGGCCTCACGGAGTAACCGGGCCTTCGATGCGCGAGCTCCAATCCTCGACCGCGCCGCGCGCGAGCCGCGCCTCGACCAGCTTGCGCCATGACGGCACCAACGGCAGCGCCAGCGCGGCCTGCAGTTCCTCCCGATCCAGGGTGCGCGTGTACAGCATCGTGGCGATGCGTTGCAGGCTCCAGTCGGGCCACGCGCGTTCGACCAGGTCCAGCGCATCGCCGGCCTCGACCTCGCCGGCTTCGAGCACGCGGTAATACCAGCCGGTGCGGCCGCTGGCCTGCACCCGTCGCGCCATGTCGGCGATCGCGAAACGGTCGTTGAGTTTCCAGCACGGCTGGCGCGCCTGGCTGACTTCCAGCAACACCGAGCCGCAACGAAACCGATCGCCGAGACAGACCTCGGCTTCGGTCAGGCCGCTGCTGCTGAGGTTCTCGCCGAACGCGCCGGGGCGGTCGAGCAGCGCATGCGGACCGAGTTCCTCGCGCCAGGCTCGGTAGTGATCGTAGGGATAGTGATGCACGGCCTTGTCGGGGCCGCCATGGACGCGCCGGTCGCCCTGCTCGTCGCCTTCGAGACCCGACTCGCCGATGCGCACACGACCCGCGAGCGGGGTCTTGGCGATCGCGCTCAGGCTGCCGGGCCGCGTATAAGGTCGGGCACGGCCGCACAGCAACGTATCGACCAGGATGCGGCGGGAATCGGAAGAGACGTCAGCGCTCAATGAGGCGTCCTGTGCCGCGGCCTGCGGCGGGGCTGGGAGGCGCGGCGAGTGCCGCAAAGCCGCTTCGGACTCGGAGGCGGCGGTATACGCGGGATTTTCGCATACGCGTCCGGCCCGGGCATGCGGCGCCCCGCTGCCTGCCGAAGCGGCGCGAAAACCGCAGGCAAAAAAAGCCCCGCCGAAGCGGGGCTTTGGTTTACTGCGATGAGGCGTCGATCAGAACTTGTACTGAGCGGCCAGGCCGAACAGGTCGGCGTGGCCCTTGTACGAACCCTGCAGGGTCGAACCGCTGCTGGAGACCGTGTTGATGGTCGGGCTGTCGATGGTGATGCGGGTATAGGCCGCATCCACGCTCAGGTGCTCGTTGGCGTTCCAGGTCAGACCGATCGAGTACAGGTTGCGATCGTTGTCGGGCAGACGCGGGGTGCGGGCGTGATCGTTGGTCGGGGTTTCGTCGATCGCGACGCCGCCGCGCAGGGTCAGCGAATCGCTGAGATCGTACTCGGCGCCGAGCGCGTACATCATCGTGTCTTCCCAACCGAAGGCTTCGCTGGTGACCGGCGTGCCGTTGGCGCGGACGATGTCGACCGACTGCATCGAGTGCCAATCGGTGGCCTGGATGTCGGCCATCATGCGGAACTGATCGGTGAACTCGTACTGCAGGCTCAGCGTATCCACGCTCGGCGTGGTCAGCTTGGCGCCGCCCGGACCGCTGTTGTACTGGGTGATGCCGCGCGCGGCGAACAGCGCGGAGACATTGCCCGGCTTGGTGAAGTCGATCGTGCCTTCCAGCTCATGATCGATTTCCGAGCGGTGCGAGTAACCGATCGAGAACTTGTCGGTCGGGCGGAAGTGGAAGCCCACCAGCCAGCCGATGCCGTAGTCGTCGCCCTTGACCTTGGCGAAACCGTCGTTCTTCTGCGGACCGAACGGTGCGGCGACCGGGTTCGGGGTCACGCAGGCGGCGACGCTGACGCGGCAGATCGCCGAGCCGAAGTCGACGGCGTTGGTCAGGGTGGCTTCGGCGCGTTCGTAGATCAGGCCGGCACCGACCGAGAAGCGGTCGGTCAGGGCGACCGCGGCCGAGAAGGTCAGGTCGATGGTCTTCACTTCGGACTCGACGGCGTTGTAGCGGCCGACCCAGTCCTTGTCGTATTCGGTCTTCAGGCCGAACGGCGCGCTGAGGCTGGCGCCGAGGGTCAGCTTCTCGAACGAACCGGTCAGCGGCACCACCAGCGACAGCGCCGGAACCGGCGTCGCGTCGCCCGGGTCGCCACCGTTGCCGCCGGTGAGCGGACGCGCCAGCGGGCTGCCGGCTGCGGCCGAACCGCCGCCGGTGAACTTGGCGGTGAGGTCGATGATGGTGATGTCGCTGCGGATCGTGGTGGAGTCCACGTTGACCATCGCCGCCGGGTTGTTCGACACGACGGCAGCGTCGTTCTTGGCCACGCCGCTACCGGCGAAGCTGCGGCCCTGGTTGCGGATGCTGTTTTCGCGGATCTGGAAGCCGGTCGCACCGGCCGAACCGACACTGATGACGCCGGCGATGCCGAGCGCGAGTGCGGTCAGGCGAGAGATGCGTTGTGAGGGTTGCATGCGTGTAGTCTCCGTTGGAGTATTTTTTGTCTAACACGGCCGTATACACGGTGCCGCGGGTTAGGCCCGGTTCCGCCGGAAACCCCTCCCGACGTACGACGCCGTATGCACTATAGCGCGGCTATTAACCGAACGCTAACAATACGCCCAAGGCCGCAAACCCGTACCGTACCGATGTCGCAAAGCCACGCCCCACGGACGTTTCCGCCATTTGGCCCCCTCCCGGGAGCTGGCCCGGCCGTGCCCGACGGACGGAGCTGAGGTCATGTTCGTCGCCATTCCCTCGCGCGAGCGGACCCGGTTGCGCTGGGCGACCCCCTTGCTGTTCGCGCTGCTCTGGCTGTGCTTCATCGTCTCGGCGGTGGTGCTGCCGGACCCGGAGCAGCGCCGGCTCATGCTCGAGTGGGGGGCGCTGTCGGGCGGCCTGTCGAGCCCGCTGGCCTGGTGGGAGGCGATCCGCGATGGCAGCGCGCTGCGCCTGTTCAGCGCCTTGTTCCTGCACGCCGACTGGGCCCATCTGCTCGGCAACCTGGTATTCCTGTTGATCTTCGGGCTGCCGGCCGAACGCGCGATGGGGCCTTGGCGGCTGCTGGCGCTGTTCCTGTGCGGCGGCGCGGTCGCCAACCTGGCCGCGGTGATCGCGATCGGCACCCCCGACCGGCTGATCATCGGCGCCAGCGGCGCGGTCTCGGCCTTGATCGGCGCCTACCTGGCCCTGTTCCCGAACGCCAAGCTCGGAGTCGTGGTGCCGCTTGGGTTGTTCCTGCAGTTCGTCAAAGTCCCGGCGCCGCTGCTGATCGGGGTCTGGGCCTTGCTGCAGGTGGTCTTCACCTTCATCGGCCCGGCCTTCGGTGCGGTGGCCTGGTCGGCGCATCTGGCCGGTTTCGCCTTCGGCGGCGCGTTCGCCCTGATCGCCCGCGCCGGCATCGCACGGCGGCTGCGGCGCAAGCGGGGCTATTGATTAGGGGCCGGGAATCGGGAATGGGGATTCGGGAATCGTAAGAGCGGCGGCGTGGCGGCGGCCGCTAACGCGGGTCGGCCGTAGCACTCTGCTTTTCCCATTCCCCATTCCCCATTCCCGATTCCCGATTCCCGATTCCCGATTCCCGGCCTCTCTGCGGTCCTCGATCGGTCTTGAGTTCCTGGCCTCCGGCCCCACGCTAACCACAGCACCAGCGTTGTCGCTCCTACGATTCCCGACTCCCCATTCCCCATTCCCGGCTCCACATGGCCACCCTCTACAAAGTCACCTTCCTCAACGCCGGCAAGATCTACGAGCTGTACGCGCGCAAGATCGCCTCGGGCAATCTGTGGGGGTTCACCGAGGTCAGCGAGTTGGTCTTCGACCTGCACGAAGGCCTGGTGGTCGACCCGACCGAGGAGCGTCTGCGCGACGAGTTCGGCAGCACCCGCGTGCTGCACCTGCCGATGCAGAGCATCGTGCGGGTCGAGGAAGTCGAGCGCAAAGGCCAGTCGGCGATCCGCGACGCCACCACCGGCGAGAAAGTGGTGACGCCATTCCCGCTGCCGGCCAAACCGCGCTGAGCGAACGCCGGCGACGGTTCAGGCGCCGCAACGAAAGAACCCGGCCAATGGCCGGGTTCTTCGTTTGTGCGCGGCCTTGCTTGCGTTGCGATCGGCGCGACGCCTGCCTCAGCGACGTCTGCTTCAGCGATGCTTGCTGTCGCCGGCCGCGGTCGCGACCGGTTTCTTGAGTTCGGCCAAGGCCGAGGCGATCGGCGCATCGCCTTCGAGCACTTCGCCGGCGTTGGTGCCGGGCGCGTCCTCTTCGTCGCCATGCAGGTGGCCGGGCAAGGTCGCTTCGCTGTAGTAGCTCGGGCGCTTGTCGTCCTCGCTCTTGGCCGCGCGCAGCAGCACGTCGAGGATGATGCCCAGGGCCTGGATCGACTTGCCGCTCGGGGTGTAATAACGCGCCGTGGTCAGCTTGACCGAGTCGCCGTTGTCGAGCGGCAGCACGGTCTGCACCGAGCCCTTGCCGAAGGTGCGGCTGCCGACCACGCGCGCGCGGCCGTTGTCGCGCAACGCGCCGGCTAAGACTTCCGAGGCGCTGGCCGAACCGGCATCGACCAAGACCACCACCGGCGCGCCATCGAGACGATCGCCCGGGGTCGCGCCGAACTCGGCATCGCTGATTGCGATGCGGCCGCGGGTGCTGACGATCTTGCCCTTCTCGAGCAGGTCGTCGGCGATCTGCACCGCCGAGGTCAACAGGCCGCCGGGGTTGCTGCGCAGGTCGATCACCAGGCCGCGCAGCTTGCCGCCGGCCTGGGTCTTGAGTTTCTCCAACTGGCTCTCGAAATCGGCCGCGGTGTCGGCCTGGAACGCGCTGACCCGCACATAACCGTAGCCGGGTTCGAGCATGCGGCCCTTGACGCTGGCGACGCGGATGGTCTCGCGCGCGACGGTGACGTCGAAGGGTTTGTCGCGGCCCTCGCGCACGATGGTCAGCACGACTTTGCTGCCGGGCGCGCCGCGCAAGGGACCGGAGCTGTCGCCTTCGTCGACCTTGAACGGCTTGCCGTCGATCGCGGTGATCAGGTCGCCGGCCTTGATGCCGGCGCGCGCGGCCGGCGTGTCGTCGATCGGCGAGATCACCCGCAGGCTGCCGTCGGGCTGGCGCTGCAGTTCCACACCGATGCCGTCGTAGGCGCCGCGCGACTGCTCGTCGAAATCCTCGGCCGCCACCTTGTCGAGATAGACGCTGTGAGGATCGAGATCGAACAACAGGCCGCGG is a window of Lysobacter antibioticus DNA encoding:
- a CDS encoding DUF2164 domain-containing protein; amino-acid sequence: MSEIKFSNEEKALIVAKLQRYFSEELKQSIGRFDAEFMLDFIADEIGAYFYNRGVLDAHALLSAKFEDIGDAFYQLEQPTDFKR
- a CDS encoding OmpP1/FadL family transporter; the encoded protein is MQPSQRISRLTALALGIAGVISVGSAGATGFQIRENSIRNQGRSFAGSGVAKNDAAVVSNNPAAMVNVDSTTIRSDITIIDLTAKFTGGGSAAAGSPLARPLTGGNGGDPGDATPVPALSLVVPLTGSFEKLTLGASLSAPFGLKTEYDKDWVGRYNAVESEVKTIDLTFSAAVALTDRFSVGAGLIYERAEATLTNAVDFGSAICRVSVAACVTPNPVAAPFGPQKNDGFAKVKGDDYGIGWLVGFHFRPTDKFSIGYSHRSEIDHELEGTIDFTKPGNVSALFAARGITQYNSGPGGAKLTTPSVDTLSLQYEFTDQFRMMADIQATDWHSMQSVDIVRANGTPVTSEAFGWEDTMMYALGAEYDLSDSLTLRGGVAIDETPTNDHARTPRLPDNDRNLYSIGLTWNANEHLSVDAAYTRITIDSPTINTVSSSGSTLQGSYKGHADLFGLAAQYKF
- a CDS encoding rhomboid family intramembrane serine protease, with amino-acid sequence MFVAIPSRERTRLRWATPLLFALLWLCFIVSAVVLPDPEQRRLMLEWGALSGGLSSPLAWWEAIRDGSALRLFSALFLHADWAHLLGNLVFLLIFGLPAERAMGPWRLLALFLCGGAVANLAAVIAIGTPDRLIIGASGAVSALIGAYLALFPNAKLGVVVPLGLFLQFVKVPAPLLIGVWALLQVVFTFIGPAFGAVAWSAHLAGFAFGGAFALIARAGIARRLRRKRGY
- a CDS encoding DUF1820 family protein, giving the protein MATLYKVTFLNAGKIYELYARKIASGNLWGFTEVSELVFDLHEGLVVDPTEERLRDEFGSTRVLHLPMQSIVRVEEVERKGQSAIRDATTGEKVVTPFPLPAKPR
- the putA gene encoding bifunctional proline dehydrogenase/L-glutamate gamma-semialdehyde dehydrogenase PutA, whose translation is MISPELPAPPSGPRAALTAGWVRDEADHVRHLLELARLPAADRDAAQATAAELVKRVRARAQDQGAIEAFMRQYDLGSEEGVLLMCVAEALLRIPDQETADKLIRDKLGEADWKRHLGQSDSVLVNASTWGLMLTGKLVDLNDDTKRDVHNAFKRLVGRVGEPVIRLAVRQAMRIMGHQFVMGRTIGEALSRSKKGDNANYRYSFDMLGEGALTTKDALRYLQAYRDAIHAIGKSAQSGSASNDKDAVFGAPSISVKLSALHPRYEHAKRERVFAELTPRVLELAQLARNYGIGFTIDAEEADRLEMSLDVIAAAYSDASLDGWEGYGLAIQAYQKRAPEAIDFIADLARKTGRRIPVRLVKGAYWDSEVKRAQVDGQVGYPVFTRKPNTDVSYLANARRMLEASDAIYPMFATHNAQTIATIHQRAKAMGRERHYEFQKLHGMGDDLYAEVIPSHRLDVPCRVYAPVGSHEDLLPYLVRRLLENGANSSFVNRITDESIAIDELIQDPVETVSAFASIPHPRIPLPADLYRSFGNERTNSMGVNLANDQQLQTLAAEVNAAVGDWRAAPLVPGATVTGPNIAVTNPADRRETVGQWQAADSATVELALKNAVAAQEAWDATPAASRAAILEHAADLLEQRMPQYIALCTKEAGKTIPDGVAEVREAVDFLRYYGQQARKLFAPEALPGPTGESNTLHLSGRGVFVCISPWNFPLAIFAGQISAALAAGNSVIAKPAEQTNLIGYYAVKLLHEAGVPEAVLQFLPGDGATVGAALTRDPRVAGVAFTGSTDTARAINRSLAARDAAIGVLIAETGGQNALIADSSSLPEQLVKDAIGSAFTSAGQRCSAARVLFVQEDIADKVTTMLAGAMAELKIGNPGLLSTDVGPVIDEDALKMLVEHAARMDKEAVKIGEVAVDADSAHGSFFAPRAYTLKSLDQLHKEVFGPVLHVIRWKADQLDAVIDAINATGYGLTLGIHSRIDETIERISARVKVGNCYVNRNQIGAVVGVQPFGGQNLSGTGPKAGGPHYLPRFTTEKTITVNTTAAGGNASLLTLGD
- a CDS encoding MOSC domain-containing protein, whose product is MSADVSSDSRRILVDTLLCGRARPYTRPGSLSAIAKTPLAGRVRIGESGLEGDEQGDRRVHGGPDKAVHHYPYDHYRAWREELGPHALLDRPGAFGENLSSSGLTEAEVCLGDRFRCGSVLLEVSQARQPCWKLNDRFAIADMARRVQASGRTGWYYRVLEAGEVEAGDALDLVERAWPDWSLQRIATMLYTRTLDREELQAALALPLVPSWRKLVEARLARGAVEDWSSRIEGPVTP
- a CDS encoding DUF3574 domain-containing protein; this encodes MSCRSLLSAALLCALTACASLAPLPVKPGDASACGERRLDRVLFGMNSPSGPVSDSQWQAFLAEVVTPRFPDGLTIYQAQGQWRGASGEIEREDSRAIDLVHLDSAAGRQRVVEIADEYKRRFQQEAVLVISLPARACFAQDSGGTRRESPAS